The following proteins are co-located in the Chlorocebus sabaeus isolate Y175 chromosome 21, mChlSab1.0.hap1, whole genome shotgun sequence genome:
- the EVX1 gene encoding homeobox even-skipped homolog protein 1 isoform X1: MESRKDMVVFLDGGQLGTLVGKRVSNLSEAVGSPLPEPPEKMVPRGCLSPRAVPPATQERGGGGPEEEPVDGLAGSAAGPGAEPRVAGAAMLGPGPPASSVDSLSGQGQPSSSDTESDFYEEIEVSCTPDCATGNAEYQHSKGSGSEALVGSPNGGSETSKSNGGSGGGGSQGTLACSASDQMRRYRTAFTREQIARLEKEFYRENYVSRPRRCELAAALNLPETTIKVWFQNRRMKDKRQRLAMTWPHPADPAFYTYMMSHAAAAGGLPYPFPSHLPLPYYSPVGLGAASAASAAAASPFSGPLRPLDTFRVLSQPYPRPELLCAFRHPPLYPGPAHGLGASAGGPCSCLACHSGPANGLAPRAAAASDFTCASTSRSDSFLTFAPSVLSKASSVALDQREEVPLTR, translated from the exons ATGGAGAGCCGAAAGGACATGGTTGTGTTTCTGGATGGGGGTCAGCTTGGCACTCTGGTTGGCAAGAGGGTCTCCAATTTGTCCGAAGCCGTGGGCAGCCCGCTGCCGGAGCCGCCCGAGAAGATGGTGCCCCGAGGTTGCCTGAGCCCTCGGGCCGTCCCTCCGGCCACCCAGGAGCGCGGCGGGGGAGGCCCGGAGGAGGAGCCGGTAGATGGACTCGCAGGCAGCGCGGCGGGGCCGGGCGCCGAGCCCCGGGTAGCCGGGGCCGCCATGCTTGGCCCGGGACCCCCGGCCTCCTCCGTCGACAGCCTCTCCGGCCAGGGGCAACCCAGTAGCTCGGACACCGAGTCGGATTTCTATGAAGAAATCGAGGTGAGCTGCACCCCGGACTGCGCCACCGGGAACGCCGAGTACCAGCACAGCAAAG GGTCCGGCTCCGAGGCGCTGGTCGGCAGTCCGAACGGAGGGAGCGAGACCTCCAAGAGCAACGGCGGCAGTGGCGGGGGCGGCTCGCAAGGCACCCTGGCGTGCAGCGCCAGTGACCAGATGCGTCGTTACCGCACCGCCTTCACCCGAGAGCAGATTGCGCGGCTGGAGAAGGAATTCTACCGGGAGAACTACGTATCCAGGCCGCGGAGATGCGAGCTGGCGGCCGCCCTAAACCTGCCGGAAACCACCATCAAG GTATGGTTCCAGAACCGGCGCATGAAGGACAAGCGGCAGCGCCTGGCCATGACGTGGCCGCACCCGGCGGACCCCGCCTTCTACACTTACATGATGAGCCATgcggcggccgcgggcggcctgcCCTACCCCTTCCCGTCTCACCTGCCCCTGCCCTACTACTCGCCTGTGGGCCTGGGCGCCGCATCTGCtgcctccgccgccgccgcctcgccCTTCAGTGGCCCGCTGCGCCCGCTCGACACGTTCCGCGTGCTGTCGCAGCCCTACCCGCGGCCCGAACTGCTGTGCGCCTTCCGTCACCCGCCGCTCTATCCCGGGCCCGCGCACGGACTGGGCGCCTCGGCCGGCGGCCCTTGCTCCTGCCTCGCCTGTCACAGCGGCCCGGCCAACGGGCTGGCACCCCGGGCTGCCGCCGCCTCGGACTTCACCTGTGCCTCCACCTCCCGCTCGGACTCCTTCCTCACCTTCGCGCCCTCGGTACTCAGCAAGGCCTCCTCCGTCGCGCTGGACCAGAGGGAGGAGGTCCCCCTCACTAGATAA
- the EVX1 gene encoding homeobox even-skipped homolog protein 1 isoform X2 has translation MRRYRTAFTREQIARLEKEFYRENYVSRPRRCELAAALNLPETTIKVWFQNRRMKDKRQRLAMTWPHPADPAFYTYMMSHAAAAGGLPYPFPSHLPLPYYSPVGLGAASAASAAAASPFSGPLRPLDTFRVLSQPYPRPELLCAFRHPPLYPGPAHGLGASAGGPCSCLACHSGPANGLAPRAAAASDFTCASTSRSDSFLTFAPSVLSKASSVALDQREEVPLTR, from the exons ATGCGTCGTTACCGCACCGCCTTCACCCGAGAGCAGATTGCGCGGCTGGAGAAGGAATTCTACCGGGAGAACTACGTATCCAGGCCGCGGAGATGCGAGCTGGCGGCCGCCCTAAACCTGCCGGAAACCACCATCAAG GTATGGTTCCAGAACCGGCGCATGAAGGACAAGCGGCAGCGCCTGGCCATGACGTGGCCGCACCCGGCGGACCCCGCCTTCTACACTTACATGATGAGCCATgcggcggccgcgggcggcctgcCCTACCCCTTCCCGTCTCACCTGCCCCTGCCCTACTACTCGCCTGTGGGCCTGGGCGCCGCATCTGCtgcctccgccgccgccgcctcgccCTTCAGTGGCCCGCTGCGCCCGCTCGACACGTTCCGCGTGCTGTCGCAGCCCTACCCGCGGCCCGAACTGCTGTGCGCCTTCCGTCACCCGCCGCTCTATCCCGGGCCCGCGCACGGACTGGGCGCCTCGGCCGGCGGCCCTTGCTCCTGCCTCGCCTGTCACAGCGGCCCGGCCAACGGGCTGGCACCCCGGGCTGCCGCCGCCTCGGACTTCACCTGTGCCTCCACCTCCCGCTCGGACTCCTTCCTCACCTTCGCGCCCTCGGTACTCAGCAAGGCCTCCTCCGTCGCGCTGGACCAGAGGGAGGAGGTCCCCCTCACTAGATAA